A segment of the Bactrocera neohumeralis isolate Rockhampton chromosome 3, APGP_CSIRO_Bneo_wtdbg2-racon-allhic-juicebox.fasta_v2, whole genome shotgun sequence genome:
tattaccgaacgttcagtttgtaggatacctatatgctatggtggtccgaAATCGAAGGTTTCGTCAAATGAGCAGATTCATGGGGAGAAAAGAgcgtgtgcaaattttcagatcgataactcaaaatcTAAGTGACCTGTTCATGTATATACAGGACACACGGACAGGCGGATATCATATATTTTACGttacattttaaattgaaagcgtacaaaatacagcctgtgcaagaactgaagctgcttgaccttcccaagcttctgagaagatccgacgttttcgagccgaactttgttcagcgatgaaacaCATTTCGGGATCAATGGGTATCTAAAccaacaaaattgtcgcatttgggacgaagagcaatctgaagagattcaagagctgccatttcatccagaaaaaacaacggttggtgtggtttgtgggccggtggaatcatcgatccatatttctcttcaaaaatgatgccggtgagaacgtaaccgtcaataacgttatcgcgccatgatagtGACtacttgatgcctgaaattgaagttcgtgatctcagcgacattcatcaacaagatggcgccacttccatCTTCGCATcactcaatggatttattgagagaacactttggtgagcagataatttctcgtttcgggtcggtcgattggccatcaagctcatgtgatatcacatcgttaggcTTTtttctgtgaggatatgtaaagtctaaagtctatgcggacaagcctgcttcgattcaggagAAAAAGATTGTGTGCCATTacccagttactagtcgaaatgcccgaacgagtcatcgaaaattggactcaacggatggaccatctgagaagtagccgcggccaaaatttgaaagagataatcttcagaaaataaatatcttcaaaaaagaatattctttcgaatgaaaataaGCATTCctcataaaatttgaagtttctgcgttttttccttaaaaaagtagggaatctcgaaatggatcaccctttccATAATAATACCATACTatagaattttatattataaaatataacctaacctaaatgaTAATACGATCAAACTACTTACTTTGATGTGGACAAAAGTCGCCAGTTTTAGGATAATATTTACAGCAACTTGACGATTGACTCCAATCGAAGTAGTCATCGATCCAACTGGATGCAGGACGTGCAATGTACGTCACATTGCCGCGACGACTAGCCAAATAGATTTGTGTCAACATGCTGTCATCATTACAATACTTCCCGGAACAAACCAGATCTTGATGGAATGTTTTGGAGAAATCCAAACCagattttaatacaaaatacacTGGTGGACCAATACTTAAATACTTGTTGAGCGCTTGGAAATAGTGTAGTACAAAACTGTCTTGCGGCATCGACAACTCCTGATCCAGACCGATATCAATGCGTGGCGCAATAGCAACACTGCTGCATAGCCAACCGAAGAATACAATCATAACCACAACACGCATAGTCTTTTGCATTAGGAACGGTACATAAACACTCTTGAAGAATTTGTATAATAAGCCCTCAGTGTGAGGTAAGGCATCACTCTTCTTGCCGCGTATAAAACAGAAGATATCCAAACGATTTTCAGCTTGACGCTTAGTGTCCAGTGTTAGTAAACTAACAAAGCATGTGATTTGCAGTATGAAATCGAAGAGCAATGCCATGCCGGCGTACAATGCGAAAGCTCTCACCGCAGGCATATCCGAAAGACCACCTAGGAAGAAGCAACAGCTTTCACTGACCGAAGTCAGCAGCATAGAAGGACCAACACGTCCCAATATACGACCAATATGATCCTCGTGCGTTTCATCGGCGCGACGTGCATCACGCTGATACGTTTGCACCAATATGAAGATGTTATCCACGCCTACGGCCAGCACCAGGAAAGGTATAACTTCGACGATTATAAGTGTTGCGGGCACACCAATATAACCGAATACGCCAACTGAAGAGACCACAGAGGCCAATACAATAATCACGCCACCAACACCTAAAGTGATTTTACTGTCGATTAGCGCGCGACGCACCTCCTGCACGTGACCCAAAGATATCGCAATATACGCAAACATAATTAAATAGGAGACGAGTATGGTCATAACATCGGATTGTGATTCACGATTTAGTTCGTCCTCAATCGAGCGCTCCGAGGTGAATGCAATGTCCATGTGTTTGCCCATGCGCGTCTTTGTGTAGTTCAACATAAACTCTACATAACGTTTCTCCCACTCCAATGCCGGACCCAATTTGGACTTGTCGTGATAATTATTCACCAGGAAGGTGAGTATGATGGCATTTGCGCGTTCGAATTTCGTATCGCCCGACAACTGTTCACCGTGTGGCAGGAAACCACCTAAAGCTACAGCTGGATCCACTGGTCCGCCATACGGTGCCAGACAGAGATATGGGTTACCCATACACTGATACAAGCCATCCAAGTAGGTGACCtgtgttgaaaattaaataagatgtatgtatatatgtatatttatattttataaaaaaattttattatgcgCTTGCTCACCTCGAAATTGCCATCCTCGTCGGTTTCATTCAAACGCTCCAAATCGTTGCCGAAATAACCCCAAATGGATTGTACAATGCAATTGGACACATCCTTTTTGTCGGTACTATCACTGGACAAGGGTGCAAAGCAAATATCCTCCAAAACTGTGCCATTACCGTTTCTTCCTAAATTCATGATGTCTTCCTGGAGCTCTAGGACTTGTGTGAGAAAGGCTTTGTCGAAAACTGGACCAAAATGTATTGGACCGTTAGATGTGTTGTGTACGATATCAGGCAAATCGACGGCGTGGATGATTATCTGTAAAAATAAGGTAgcgaatgaaaaatattttatatggctCTGTtcagaagtaaaaaatatacccaaattttattatttaacaaaaaaaaatttaatttcattttcttttttaatttttcagcatacatatttttatttcagcatGATTAAGATGAAATGCTGTAAAAAACTGACCTTTCTAAaaattgcctacatttcggcgccAATGAATTAgccgttgcctacatttaggtgaGTTCAAATTCGAAAACAGTCTTTACATAATCAACgacaaatttgaatataaaagcaaaagaaGTAAACTTAATTTTCACTGTAAAAAATgctgcctacatttaggcgccaaaaaaataataaattttaaccaaactctttataaaaattttccctgGTACACTCACCTGCTCTATACGATAGAACGGCTGAAATTGCGAATCGTAAAATTCACGTTCAATACGCGATTTCGATTGCGGTGATGCCCACAGCTGTACCGGATCGGTTGTGATGTGTAAGAATTTAATGCCATAACCCATGGCTATGACAAAACAAATGCCACCAACAAGTGTCATTTTCGGGCGACGTGCGAAGAATTTGCCCCAAGTGGTGAAAAACGTTTCCAGACATTTCTCGGTCTTAGCGCCGAGATTTTCGAAATAACCAGTCTCA
Coding sequences within it:
- the LOC126754241 gene encoding NPC intracellular cholesterol transporter 1 isoform X2; translated protein: MAQTKQRSPQHSFRMQRFHHLIFFAVLTNLFASSLQDCVWYGVCNVDPVMGHKQYCVYNGTAKVMPANGLELMKQRCSHLLEGGATEFCCDSDQISILNENIKLAANFLERCPSCMANLVRHLCDLTCSTKQSEFLKIAQSSISAAGKAYATALDLHITSAYMNKTYKSCSQVSVPSTGQKAFDLMCGSYMAARCSPTKWFGFMGDQESNPYVPFQINYIQHENSSASQGYTPLNSKTTPCNEKLNDKTPACGCSDCEASCPVPVPEPPRPEPFKIAGLDAFAVIMTVVFFVGALLFLMGVCLFPSKRSEHDENEVDGAQGPLDEFETGYFENLGAKTEKCLETFFTTWGKFFARRPKMTLVGGICFVIAMGYGIKFLHITTDPVQLWASPQSKSRIEREFYDSQFQPFYRIEQIIIHAVDLPDIVHNTSNGPIHFGPVFDKAFLTQVLELQEDIMNLGRNGNGTVLEDICFAPLSSDSTDKKDVSNCIVQSIWGYFGNDLERLNETDEDGNFEVTYLDGLYQCMGNPYLCLAPYGGPVDPAVALGGFLPHGEQLSGDTKFERANAIILTFLVNNYHDKSKLGPALEWEKRYVEFMLNYTKTRMGKHMDIAFTSERSIEDELNRESQSDVMTILVSYLIMFAYIAISLGHVQEVRRALIDSKITLGVGGVIIVLASVVSSVGVFGYIGVPATLIIVEVIPFLVLAVGVDNIFILVQTYQRDARRADETHEDHIGRILGRVGPSMLLTSVSESCCFFLGGLSDMPAVRAFALYAGMALLFDFILQITCFVSLLTLDTKRQAENRLDIFCFIRGKKSDALPHTEGLLYKFFKSVYVPFLMQKTMRVVVMIVFFGWLCSSVAIAPRIDIGLDQELSMPQDSFVLHYFQALNKYLSIGPPVYFVLKSGLDFSKTFHQDLVCSGKYCNDDSMLTQIYLASRRGNVTYIARPASSWIDDYFDWSQSSSCCKYYPKTGDFCPHQKTECDSCEIDKTDRQRPTAHDFGKYLTFFLRDNPDDSCAKAGHAAYGNAVQYKTNPSTNLSTVEATSFMAYHSILKTSADYYESLRAARKISANITHMLRGRLMSQGVPFEQTLDIEVFPYSVFYVFYEQYLTMWPDTLQSMGISVLAIFIVTFVLMGFDIHSSLVVVITITMIVINLGGIMYYWNISLNAVSLVNLVMAVGISVEFCSHLVHSFSISMESTREKRAADCLTKMGSSIFSGITLTKFGGILVLAFAKSQIFQVFYFRMYLGIVLIGAAHGLIFLPVLLSYIGAPINKAKLVNYQRQAYKVQETSLSTT